The Channa argus isolate prfri chromosome 14, Channa argus male v1.0, whole genome shotgun sequence genome includes a window with the following:
- the dnajb4 gene encoding dnaJ homolog subfamily B member 4, which produces MGKDYYKTLGISKGATDEDIKKAYRKQALKWHPDKNKSAAAEEKFKEIAEAYEVLSDPKKREIYDQYGEEGLKGGNGPTGDGQGSTFTYTFHGDPHATFATFFGGSNPFEMFFGRKANGRDDDDMEVDGNDPFGSFTNFNLNGFPRDGHVGPGGQQRRKQDPAIVHELRVTLEEVFHGCTKRMKISRKRLNPDGRTMRNEDKILTIEIKRGWKEGTKITFPREGDESPNTIPADIVFVIKDKPHPHFRREGSNIVYPVRVSLRQSLCGCSVTVSTIDGKTCNMKITDVIKPGMRKTVAGQGLPFPKNPEQRGDLVVEFDVNFPETLPGNAKDVLKRHLPA; this is translated from the exons ATGGGTAAAGATTACTATAAAACGTTGGGCATCTCTAAAGGAGCCACGGATGAGGATATTAAGAAAGCTTACAGAAAACAAGCGCTGAAATGGCATCCGGACAAAAACAAGTCTGCAGCCGCCGAGGAGAAATTTAAGGAAATTGCCGAAGCATATGAAGTCCTCAGTGATCCGAAGAAAAGGGAAATTTATGACCAGTATGGTGAAGAAg GTCTCAAGGGAGGAAATGGGCCCACTGGTGATGGACAGGGCAGCACTTTCACCTATACCTTCCATGGGGACCCCCATGCTACCTTTGCCACATTCTTTGGGGGGTCAAACCCTTTTGAGATGTTCTTCGGGCGTAAAGCCAACGGGAGGGATGATGACGACATGGAGGTAGATGGAAACGACCCCTTTGGGTCTTTCACCAATTTCAACTTGAACGGATTCCCTCGGGACGGCCACGTTGGCCCTGGAGGCCAACAACGCCGGAAGCAGGACCCGGCCATCGTCCACGAACTAAGGGTCACCCTGGAAGAGGTCTTCCATGGTTGCACCAAGAGGATGAAAATCTCTCGCAAAAGGCTAAATCCAGATGGCAGGACCATGCGGAATGAGGATAAGATTCTCACTATCGAGATCAAGCGTGGTTGGAAGGAGGGAACCAAAATCACATTCCCGCGAGAGGGAGACGAGTCGCCTAACACCATTCCTGCTGACATTGTTTTCGTCATCAAGGACAAACCACATCCTCACTTTAGGCGAGAAGGCTCCAACATTGTGTATCCTGTGCGCGTGAGCTTACGACAG TCGTTGTGTGGATGCTCGGTTACCGTGTCAACGATAGATGGCAAGACGTGCAACATGAAAATCACAGACGTCATCAAGCCTGGCATGAGAAAGACTGTTGCTGGGCAGGGTCTCCCCTTTCCCAAAAACCCGGAGCAGAGAGGAGATCTGGTGGTGGAGTTCGATGTGAACTTTCCTGAAACGTTGCCTGGCAACGCCAAGGACGTCCTGAAACGACACTTACCTGCTTAG